One Dictyoglomus turgidum DSM 6724 DNA window includes the following coding sequences:
- a CDS encoding Gx transporter family protein — translation MKITNIRKNKIYYISLLGLLLSLACTLYYLESLFITPFFPLPGGKVGIANIISLIAIYMLGLKEALVITIFRVIIVNIILGGFLNISFYLGFFGGIASTLVMGALAKSNISLISNSIIGALTHNFVQLLIVMFFVFHSAILYYAPFLIIFGIITGFFNGVVGGYVLRFIKKYSGGEL, via the coding sequence TGAAGATTACAAATATTAGGAAAAATAAGATATATTATATTTCTCTATTGGGCTTATTACTGTCTCTCGCCTGTACTCTTTATTATTTAGAGAGTCTATTTATAACTCCCTTTTTTCCTCTTCCAGGGGGCAAAGTAGGCATTGCAAATATAATTTCTCTTATTGCCATATATATGTTAGGTTTGAAAGAAGCTCTTGTTATAACTATATTTAGAGTTATTATAGTAAACATTATACTAGGAGGATTTTTGAATATATCTTTCTATTTAGGGTTTTTTGGGGGAATAGCAAGTACATTGGTTATGGGGGCGTTAGCAAAATCTAACATCAGTTTAATTTCTAACAGTATAATAGGAGCTCTGACTCATAATTTTGTACAGCTTCTTATAGTTATGTTTTTTGTTTTTCATTCTGCAATTTTGTATTATGCACCTTTTTTAATAATTTTCGGAATTATTACGGGGTTTTTCAATGGAGTGGTAGGGGGGTATGTATTAAGATTTATTAAAAAATACTCTGGGGGTGAATTATGA
- a CDS encoding DUF4321 domain-containing protein: MRRNKTSTRMFILLLILGFLVGGVLAEALSDKLEILKKGINIGFSPINLDFYFFVFTLGFDLRLNLGSVIGVLIVLLFYKI; encoded by the coding sequence ATGAGAAGAAACAAGACTTCTACAAGAATGTTTATTCTCTTACTAATTTTAGGATTCTTGGTAGGAGGAGTTTTGGCTGAGGCATTATCAGATAAGCTTGAAATTTTAAAAAAAGGTATAAATATTGGTTTTTCTCCTATTAATCTTGATTTTTATTTTTTTGTTTTTACCTTAGGCTTTGATTTAAGATTAAACCTGGGAAGTGTAATAGGAGTCTTAATTGTATTGCTTTTCTATAAGATATAG
- a CDS encoding cell division protein FtsX yields MSGAKEFWEGIKSKGIFLYLGFIILYVVFFAIVIFITAMNGSLNMWIEKIKIYAFINSKTPDSQILKLIDDLKNNFHIKEINYITQKDAWEKLKEIIGRENDIFAWGSPDNLPKALEITPLILDNIENILSFVMNYNFVEEVRYSEDMVNQWHKLNNLINCIKKLFIYLGSFAFLIISVELLAHAHLAFPNFSVPSQIWENIFVTFTSSVIAFLLIFLISSSIKSYIIVYLPYFEFIFDLRHSLVWVLYFILSSIIVSFTSALISFQRLR; encoded by the coding sequence ATGTCAGGGGCTAAAGAGTTTTGGGAAGGAATAAAGAGTAAGGGGATATTTTTATATTTAGGGTTTATAATTTTATATGTTGTATTTTTTGCCATTGTGATTTTTATTACTGCTATGAATGGTTCTTTAAATATGTGGATTGAGAAGATTAAGATTTATGCTTTTATAAACTCAAAAACCCCTGACTCTCAAATATTAAAGCTCATTGATGACTTAAAAAATAACTTTCATATAAAGGAAATAAACTATATTACTCAAAAAGATGCATGGGAAAAATTAAAAGAGATTATTGGAAGAGAGAATGATATATTTGCCTGGGGATCACCTGATAATTTGCCTAAGGCCTTGGAAATAACTCCTTTAATTCTCGACAATATTGAAAATATATTGAGTTTTGTTATGAACTACAACTTTGTGGAGGAAGTAAGGTATTCTGAAGATATGGTGAATCAATGGCATAAGCTTAATAATCTTATAAACTGCATCAAAAAACTATTTATATATCTAGGAAGTTTTGCCTTTTTGATAATCTCTGTAGAACTTCTTGCTCACGCTCATTTGGCCTTTCCAAACTTTTCAGTACCTTCTCAAATATGGGAGAATATCTTTGTGACCTTTACGTCGTCGGTCATAGCCTTTTTGTTAATCTTCTTAATCTCCTCCTCTATTAAAAGCTACATAATTGTATATTTACCTTATTTTGAATTTATATTTGACCTAAGACATTCTCTTGTTTGGGTTTTGTATTTTATACTTTCAAGTATTATTGTGAGTTTTACTTCTGCACTAATAAGTTTTCAGAGACTAAGATGA
- a CDS encoding murein hydrolase activator EnvC family protein, translating into MRRFVIIILILSLMLVSIYGADTSSIILQKQKELQQKQKQIQSLKQQIKNLESVEVNIVREITKIDQDLDRAERELNVAESRLREAQAKLTVLSTQLSILQRNLKYRSLNFKENLGDSYKLLQINNSFSLIFLNDAFFQIAVPYYLKTLMKLEAGRLNNLNTQCKDIQQTKKRWEEEEKRVEALVKSIAEKKAYIEKKKKEKLAYLEKVRTQKRYQQQVVATLERESKEIEQMIRRLASSNIQKAQKGKLSWPVIGGITSGFGMRRHPLLGGAPLFHTGIDISASYGTPIRAAASGRVIFAGWYGGYGNMIIIDHGGKISTVYGHLSKIVVKVGEEIAEGDVIGYVGSTGLSTGPHLHFEVRINGDPVDPLTWLK; encoded by the coding sequence ATGAGAAGATTTGTAATCATAATATTAATATTATCCTTGATGTTAGTTTCAATTTATGGTGCCGATACGTCCTCTATAATTCTTCAAAAGCAAAAAGAATTACAACAAAAACAAAAACAAATCCAATCTCTTAAGCAGCAGATCAAAAATTTAGAGTCTGTAGAAGTTAATATTGTTCGTGAAATAACTAAAATTGATCAGGATCTTGATAGGGCAGAGAGAGAATTAAATGTTGCCGAGTCAAGATTAAGAGAGGCACAAGCAAAATTAACAGTGTTATCTACTCAATTGAGTATACTTCAGAGAAATTTGAAGTATAGGAGTTTAAACTTTAAAGAAAATCTTGGTGATTCTTATAAATTATTGCAAATTAATAATTCTTTCAGCTTGATATTTTTAAATGATGCTTTTTTTCAAATAGCAGTACCTTATTATTTAAAGACTCTTATGAAACTTGAAGCAGGAAGATTAAATAATTTAAATACTCAATGTAAAGATATACAACAGACAAAGAAAAGATGGGAGGAAGAGGAAAAAAGGGTTGAGGCTTTGGTTAAAAGCATAGCTGAAAAGAAAGCTTATATAGAGAAAAAGAAAAAAGAAAAATTGGCATACTTGGAGAAGGTTAGAACTCAAAAGAGATACCAACAACAAGTAGTAGCGACCCTTGAAAGGGAATCCAAAGAGATAGAGCAAATGATTAGAAGATTAGCCTCATCAAATATTCAGAAAGCCCAAAAAGGTAAACTTTCTTGGCCAGTTATCGGAGGTATTACTTCAGGATTTGGAATGAGAAGGCATCCTCTTTTAGGTGGTGCACCTCTCTTTCATACTGGGATTGACATAAGCGCATCTTATGGAACTCCTATTAGGGCTGCGGCTTCTGGGAGAGTTATTTTTGCAGGTTGGTATGGTGGATATGGAAATATGATTATAATTGATCATGGAGGAAAAATTTCAACTGTTTATGGACATCTTTCTAAAATTGTGGTAAAAGTAGGAGAAGAGATTGCAGAAGGTGATGTGATAGGCTATGTGGGATCAACGGGTCTTAGTACTGGACCTCATTTACATTTTGAAGTAAGAATAAACGGGGATCCTGTGGATCCTTTAACTTGGTTAAAATAG
- a CDS encoding S41 family peptidase, whose product MRIKIRVWLLLSVVIIGIGVFLLPKFTIAKDSLEDIISSVKVYIEALYYVRNAYIEKNLDNKKLEYESIRGMVKALDDPYTEFFDPKSFKTFTEDMQGVFGGVGIRLESKDGKILVVSPIENTPAHRAGIKPGDQIVEVDGQSVINKPLDVVVSLIRGEIGKEVKIKIYRESEKKYYEYTLKRELIEVPVVEYKTLKNNIGYIKFYEFTQNSPQKIIDALKKLEKSSGLILDLRNNPGGDLRSAVMIASMFISDNDQVKTVIKNGETKTFTTKGVVVYRMDRNQNLYGEKVVKGLYRWNKPLVVLVNRYSASASEILSGALKDYGKGILLGEKTFGKGVVQTIFTLSDGSALKLTTEKYLLPSGKDINKEGIQPDVIVEMAPENVGKDNDIQLEKAIEVLLKQLSKLKEKEKLVLNKK is encoded by the coding sequence ATGAGAATAAAAATAAGAGTTTGGCTTTTACTTTCAGTTGTGATAATTGGAATAGGAGTATTTCTTTTACCAAAGTTTACCATTGCAAAGGATTCCTTAGAGGATATTATTTCCAGTGTAAAAGTATACATAGAGGCACTATATTATGTGAGAAATGCTTATATTGAAAAGAATTTAGATAACAAAAAATTAGAGTATGAATCCATTAGGGGAATGGTAAAGGCTCTTGATGATCCATATACAGAGTTCTTTGATCCAAAGTCTTTTAAGACTTTTACTGAGGACATGCAGGGAGTATTTGGAGGGGTAGGGATAAGATTGGAGTCAAAGGATGGTAAGATTCTTGTGGTTTCTCCTATAGAAAATACTCCGGCCCATAGAGCAGGGATAAAGCCAGGAGATCAGATTGTTGAGGTAGATGGACAGTCTGTTATCAATAAGCCTTTAGATGTGGTTGTCTCTTTGATTAGGGGAGAAATTGGAAAGGAAGTAAAAATTAAGATCTATAGGGAATCTGAAAAAAAATATTATGAATATACTTTGAAAAGGGAATTGATCGAGGTTCCTGTTGTTGAATATAAAACTTTAAAGAATAATATTGGTTATATTAAGTTTTATGAATTTACTCAAAATTCTCCCCAAAAGATTATAGACGCGTTAAAGAAATTAGAAAAAAGTTCTGGGTTAATACTTGATTTGAGAAACAATCCTGGTGGAGATTTAAGATCTGCAGTCATGATCGCCAGTATGTTTATCTCTGACAATGATCAGGTAAAAACCGTTATAAAGAATGGAGAAACAAAGACATTCACTACTAAAGGTGTAGTAGTATATAGAATGGATAGGAATCAGAACTTATATGGAGAAAAAGTTGTTAAGGGATTATATAGATGGAATAAGCCTCTTGTAGTACTTGTGAATAGGTATTCTGCGAGTGCATCTGAGATACTTTCGGGAGCGCTAAAAGATTATGGAAAAGGAATTCTTTTAGGAGAAAAAACCTTTGGAAAAGGCGTGGTTCAAACTATATTTACTCTCTCTGATGGTTCTGCCCTTAAGCTGACTACTGAAAAATATCTGCTTCCATCTGGTAAAGATATTAATAAAGAGGGGATTCAACCTGATGTAATAGTAGAAATGGCACCAGAAAATGTAGGGAAGGATAATGATATACAATTAGAGAAGGCTATTGAAGTACTTTTAAAACAACTATCGAAATTGAAGGAAAAGGAAAAATTGGTTTTAAATAAAAAATAA
- a CDS encoding helix-hairpin-helix domain-containing protein: MVSNLSGGNNIDVDKNEFIIVHITGEVKNPGVYKLEEGARVIDAINLAGGSLPSADLDKVNLADFLRDGSKIYIPSKLENSENELKSQAILSTRKIDTSKSDKVNINTASKEELESLPGIGPTLAQRIIEYREENGPFGSAEDLLNVKGIGEKKLERIRDQITW; the protein is encoded by the coding sequence ATGGTCTCTAATTTAAGTGGTGGTAATAATATTGATGTAGACAAAAACGAATTTATTATTGTTCACATAACAGGAGAGGTAAAAAATCCAGGAGTTTATAAATTGGAAGAGGGGGCAAGGGTGATTGATGCTATTAATTTGGCAGGTGGATCTTTGCCCTCTGCTGATTTGGATAAAGTTAATCTTGCAGATTTCTTAAGAGATGGTTCTAAAATTTATATACCTTCAAAATTAGAAAATTCAGAGAATGAGCTAAAATCTCAAGCGATTTTAAGTACAAGAAAGATAGATACTTCTAAAAGTGATAAGGTCAATATAAATACCGCCAGTAAAGAAGAGTTAGAATCTCTTCCGGGGATTGGCCCTACTTTAGCCCAAAGAATTATTGAATATAGAGAGGAGAATGGTCCTTTTGGTTCTGCTGAAGATTTGTTAAATGTAAAAGGAATTGGAGAAAAAAAGCTTGAGAGAATAAGAGATCAAATTACGTGGTGA
- a CDS encoding ComEC/Rec2 family competence protein, producing the protein MKFPYSFYFLIFYILGIIFAKINLSFVYFFLFLLLLVFVINRKSKIYFYITLIFLFLLGFYLYRISFPQFEVYSNAKLKSLTGIVEDSFEGKDFNSYVIKIEGFKEKGKLNIKNRKFEIGDKILLEGVGLYPLNQGNLYSLWDEDILYLIKAEKIYLIKRGYKNSLERIRNNLRNRISNVYSVFEDYKEQFLLAIVMGERRGLSEDVKNLFVNTGTSHLLAISGLHLSFLINIFSALIPLRRILVRIVILPLLVFYGWIIGDNPPVWRVIGQYVFILLAFLLRREEDNLNAIFWVAFVNLVISPLKLFNVSFQLSYLAMLGLLYKPNFSKFLPAYLQEIWESSFWLMIFLAPLNIYYFGSLKPISIIANFFAIPIFSLVLFFSFLYLIGFSLPMGFIFEKILSKLIDILFESLQLIGEHYKISLLISVSLILLPVILRKREENELLGV; encoded by the coding sequence TTGAAATTTCCTTATTCTTTTTATTTTCTAATTTTCTATATATTGGGAATTATATTTGCCAAAATTAATCTGAGTTTTGTTTATTTCTTTTTATTTTTACTCCTTTTAGTTTTTGTAATTAACAGAAAATCCAAGATTTATTTTTACATAACTTTAATATTCTTGTTTTTACTTGGATTTTATTTATACAGAATCAGCTTTCCCCAATTTGAAGTTTATAGTAATGCTAAGCTTAAAAGCTTAACTGGAATAGTAGAAGACTCTTTTGAGGGGAAAGATTTCAATAGTTATGTGATTAAAATAGAGGGATTTAAAGAGAAGGGAAAACTCAATATTAAAAATAGGAAGTTTGAAATAGGAGATAAAATACTATTAGAGGGAGTAGGGTTATATCCATTGAATCAAGGGAATTTATATTCTCTGTGGGATGAAGATATCCTTTATCTTATTAAAGCTGAGAAAATTTATTTAATTAAAAGAGGCTATAAGAATTCTTTAGAAAGAATTAGGAATAATTTAAGAAATAGAATAAGTAACGTATATTCAGTTTTTGAGGATTATAAAGAACAATTTTTACTAGCAATAGTTATGGGAGAGAGAAGAGGTCTCTCAGAAGATGTAAAAAATCTTTTTGTAAATACAGGGACCTCCCATTTACTTGCTATTTCAGGACTTCATCTTTCTTTTCTCATAAATATTTTCAGTGCTTTAATTCCTCTTCGTAGAATTCTTGTCAGAATTGTTATTCTTCCTCTTTTGGTATTTTATGGATGGATAATAGGAGATAATCCTCCTGTGTGGAGAGTCATAGGACAATATGTTTTTATACTTCTTGCCTTTCTTTTAAGAAGGGAAGAGGATAATTTAAATGCTATTTTTTGGGTCGCTTTTGTTAATCTTGTTATTTCCCCTTTAAAATTGTTTAACGTAAGTTTTCAGCTTTCCTATTTAGCAATGCTAGGGCTTTTGTATAAGCCTAATTTTTCTAAATTCTTGCCGGCTTATCTCCAAGAAATTTGGGAAAGTTCTTTTTGGCTCATGATATTTTTAGCTCCTTTAAATATCTATTATTTTGGTAGCTTAAAGCCTATAAGTATTATTGCTAATTTTTTTGCCATACCTATTTTTAGCTTAGTCCTTTTCTTCTCTTTCCTCTATTTAATAGGCTTCTCTTTGCCTATGGGTTTTATTTTTGAAAAAATTCTATCTAAGTTGATTGATATTTTATTTGAGAGTTTGCAATTGATTGGAGAACATTATAAAATAAGCTTGTTAATTAGTGTATCTCTTATTTTGCTTCCTGTTATATTAAGGAAAAGAGAAGAAAATGAACTACTGGGAGTTTAA
- the holA gene encoding DNA polymerase III subunit delta has product MNYWEFKHSIKEKKFSPVYLFTGEEKFLMEEALEELKKARFKNANYVAFFADEISWDNLVPYLESPSLLGDQLIVIRHAQELKDQNMPKKLDLLFKRLTNTCIVFMANAEEEKAKRMSYAKYIPPEGLVEFTKFRADALRRWIKEKFQEKGKSIDEESIYFLSINYADKIGILMQEIEKICAFVGERNEVTIEDLKKVLATQEVAFYTFLDALLRRDFLIAFSGIDALWSEGVYPQVILEIVIKQIRQLLRINALLKDGYSSDEIKEKLGLHPFVVKKSIEALTKYTAAELMEIYFLLRQVDMDYKTTSKDQRILIEKVILKLGRKVS; this is encoded by the coding sequence ATGAACTACTGGGAGTTTAAACATTCAATTAAAGAAAAAAAGTTTTCTCCTGTATACCTATTTACAGGAGAGGAAAAGTTTCTCATGGAAGAAGCTCTTGAGGAACTTAAGAAAGCAAGATTTAAGAATGCAAATTACGTGGCTTTTTTTGCCGATGAGATTAGTTGGGATAATCTTGTTCCTTATTTGGAATCACCCTCTCTTTTAGGGGATCAATTAATAGTAATAAGGCACGCTCAAGAGTTGAAAGATCAAAATATGCCTAAAAAACTTGATTTGCTATTTAAGAGATTAACTAATACTTGTATTGTTTTTATGGCTAATGCTGAGGAAGAAAAGGCTAAGAGAATGAGCTATGCTAAATATATTCCTCCTGAGGGATTAGTGGAATTTACAAAATTTAGAGCTGATGCTTTAAGAAGATGGATTAAAGAAAAGTTTCAGGAAAAGGGTAAGTCTATAGATGAAGAAAGTATATATTTCCTTTCTATTAACTATGCCGATAAAATAGGTATTTTAATGCAGGAGATAGAGAAAATTTGTGCCTTTGTAGGAGAAAGGAATGAGGTTACTATAGAGGATCTGAAAAAAGTCTTAGCCACACAGGAAGTTGCCTTTTATACCTTCTTGGATGCTCTACTTAGGAGAGATTTTCTTATTGCCTTCTCAGGAATAGATGCTTTGTGGAGTGAAGGAGTTTATCCTCAAGTTATACTTGAAATAGTTATAAAACAGATAAGACAACTTCTTAGGATAAATGCTCTTCTTAAGGATGGGTACTCATCTGATGAAATAAAGGAAAAGTTGGGTTTACATCCTTTTGTAGTTAAAAAATCTATAGAAGCGTTAACAAAGTACACTGCCGCAGAACTTATGGAGATTTATTTCCTTCTGCGGCAGGTTGATATGGACTATAAAACTACAAGTAAGGATCAAAGAATACTAATAGAAAAAGTTATACTTAAATTAGGAAGAAAGGTTAGCTGA
- the rpsT gene encoding 30S ribosomal protein S20: MANTKSAIKRIKISERNRIRNRVRLGKIKFYTKQFLKFLNENNIEEAKKILPEVISAIDKAAQKGTLHKNTAARKKSKLMKLLNQKLSANLSS; this comes from the coding sequence ATGGCAAATACAAAATCAGCAATTAAAAGAATTAAAATTAGCGAAAGAAATAGAATCAGAAACAGGGTTAGATTAGGTAAAATCAAGTTCTACACTAAACAGTTTCTAAAGTTCTTAAACGAAAACAATATTGAAGAAGCAAAGAAAATACTTCCCGAAGTAATAAGTGCTATTGATAAAGCAGCACAAAAGGGTACTTTGCACAAAAACACAGCAGCAAGGAAAAAATCAAAACTCATGAAATTACTTAATCAAAAACTTTCAGCTAACCTTTCTTCCTAA
- the lepA gene encoding translation elongation factor 4: protein MKDTSKIRNFSIIAHVDHGKSTLADRLLEYTGTVEKRKMKDQILDTLDVERERGITVKAQAVRLLYNSKSGETYELNLIDTPGHVDFTYEVSRSLAACEGAILVVDASQGIEAQTINNLLLALENNLVIIPVINKIDLPNAEPDRVAKEIEELLGKDYIGETFFVSAKEGWGIEELLEGIVKYIPSPKGHPSDPLQALIFDAKYDSYRGVIVYVRIFEGEVKIGDKIKLMSTGSEYEVQELGIFSPEMKPVESLVAGEVGYIVANIKEISEARVGDTITLSERPAKEPLPGYRKLQPMVFCGIYPIENEDYDKLRDALQKLSLNDASLYYEPETSPALGFGFRCGFLGLLHLEIVQERLEKEFDLNIITTVPSVAYEVITKKGERKMIQNPLELPPPYEIEEFREPFVLASIVTPNEYVGGIMELIDRRRGIFKNMEYLTPTRVLITAELPLSEIITDFFDMLKSITRGYGSMNYEFIGYRPENLVKLDVFINGKPVDALSIIVHRNKAYEEARKLVQKLKNVIPRQLFEVVIQAGIGSKIIAREEIKPLKKNVLQKCYGGDVTRKKKLLEKQKEGKKRMKKIGHVEIPQEAFWTVLKRD, encoded by the coding sequence ATGAAAGACACATCTAAAATAAGGAATTTCAGTATTATTGCTCATGTAGACCATGGAAAATCTACTTTAGCAGACAGGCTTTTGGAATACACTGGAACAGTAGAAAAAAGAAAAATGAAAGATCAAATTCTTGATACCCTTGATGTGGAGAGAGAAAGAGGAATAACCGTGAAAGCCCAAGCAGTTAGGCTTTTATATAACTCAAAGTCTGGAGAAACTTATGAACTAAATTTGATTGATACTCCTGGACATGTGGATTTTACCTATGAGGTTTCAAGAAGTCTTGCTGCTTGTGAGGGTGCCATATTAGTAGTAGATGCCTCACAAGGTATTGAAGCACAAACTATAAACAATTTACTTCTTGCCCTTGAAAATAATTTGGTCATTATACCTGTAATAAATAAAATTGATCTTCCTAATGCAGAACCCGATAGAGTTGCTAAGGAGATTGAAGAATTATTAGGAAAGGATTATATAGGTGAGACTTTTTTTGTGAGTGCAAAGGAAGGGTGGGGTATAGAGGAACTTTTAGAGGGTATAGTTAAATATATTCCATCTCCTAAAGGTCATCCCTCAGATCCTCTTCAAGCTTTAATCTTTGATGCAAAATACGACTCTTATAGAGGAGTAATAGTTTATGTAAGGATATTTGAGGGAGAAGTAAAAATCGGAGATAAGATTAAACTTATGTCTACGGGAAGTGAATATGAGGTTCAGGAATTGGGAATTTTTTCTCCTGAGATGAAACCTGTAGAAAGTTTAGTAGCTGGAGAGGTGGGATATATAGTAGCAAACATTAAAGAAATTTCGGAGGCAAGGGTAGGGGACACTATAACTTTATCAGAAAGACCAGCTAAGGAGCCTCTTCCAGGTTATAGAAAGCTGCAACCTATGGTTTTTTGTGGAATTTATCCCATTGAAAACGAGGATTATGATAAATTAAGAGATGCTCTTCAAAAGCTAAGCTTAAATGATGCATCTTTATATTATGAGCCTGAAACTTCTCCTGCTTTAGGGTTTGGTTTTCGTTGTGGCTTTTTAGGCTTGTTACACCTTGAAATTGTGCAAGAAAGATTGGAGAAAGAATTTGATTTAAATATAATTACTACAGTACCTTCAGTAGCATATGAGGTCATAACCAAGAAAGGAGAAAGAAAAATGATTCAAAATCCTTTAGAATTGCCACCACCTTATGAAATTGAGGAGTTTAGAGAGCCTTTTGTTCTTGCGAGTATTGTAACTCCTAATGAATATGTAGGAGGAATAATGGAACTTATTGATAGGAGACGGGGAATTTTTAAAAATATGGAGTACTTAACTCCTACCCGAGTACTTATTACGGCAGAGCTCCCTCTTTCAGAGATAATTACTGACTTTTTTGATATGTTAAAGTCTATAACCAGAGGTTACGGATCTATGAATTATGAATTTATTGGTTATAGACCAGAAAATCTTGTAAAGCTTGATGTCTTTATAAATGGAAAACCAGTAGATGCTCTTTCTATTATTGTACACAGGAATAAAGCTTATGAAGAAGCAAGAAAGTTGGTTCAAAAACTTAAGAATGTTATTCCAAGACAACTTTTTGAGGTTGTGATTCAAGCTGGTATAGGAAGTAAGATTATAGCAAGAGAAGAGATAAAGCCTTTGAAGAAAAATGTTCTTCAAAAATGTTATGGTGGAGATGTTACAAGAAAGAAAAAACTTCTTGAGAAGCAGAAAGAAGGGAAAAAAAGGATGAAGAAGATAGGACATGTGGAAATCCCACAAGAAGCTTTTTGGACTGTACTAAAGAGGGATTAG
- the surE gene encoding 5'/3'-nucleotidase SurE encodes MRKYRILITNDDGINSPALKIMGNKLSIFGEIYIIVPERERSGGSHAITLHKPLRINEINWSLEKVKVWSTNGNPADCVLLGLYAILAQKPDLVISGINRGYNLGNDIIYSGTVSGAREASLNGIPAIAISVYQDGKEEDFEKATDLLISLFDKFLKIIPEGTFLNINIPPNAKITDICLTYQGKFHYRNIVEKRLDPRNKEYFWLHGYVEENGEEGSDIWAIKNGKISITPLQSDMTNYSLLNALKSYDLL; translated from the coding sequence ATGAGAAAGTACCGAATTTTGATCACTAACGATGATGGAATAAACTCTCCTGCTCTGAAAATAATGGGGAATAAACTTAGTATATTTGGGGAGATTTACATTATTGTGCCTGAAAGAGAAAGAAGTGGAGGAAGTCATGCTATAACCCTTCACAAACCTTTAAGAATAAACGAAATTAATTGGTCTCTTGAAAAAGTTAAAGTATGGAGTACTAATGGAAATCCTGCTGACTGTGTACTTTTAGGACTTTATGCTATATTAGCTCAAAAACCAGATTTAGTTATTTCAGGCATAAATAGGGGATATAACTTAGGAAACGATATAATCTATTCAGGTACTGTTTCTGGAGCGAGAGAGGCTTCTTTAAATGGCATTCCCGCTATAGCTATATCGGTGTATCAGGATGGAAAGGAAGAAGATTTTGAAAAAGCCACCGATTTATTAATCAGCTTATTTGATAAATTTTTGAAAATTATTCCCGAAGGAACCTTTTTGAATATAAATATACCCCCTAATGCTAAAATAACAGACATTTGTCTTACTTACCAAGGAAAGTTTCACTACAGGAATATAGTTGAAAAAAGGCTTGATCCAAGAAATAAAGAATATTTTTGGTTGCATGGATATGTTGAGGAAAACGGAGAGGAAGGATCTGATATATGGGCTATCAAAAATGGAAAGATTTCCATAACTCCTCTTCAATCAGATATGACCAATTATTCTCTTCTTAACGCTTTAAAATCTTATGATCTCCTCTAA